A genomic window from Megalobrama amblycephala isolate DHTTF-2021 linkage group LG2, ASM1881202v1, whole genome shotgun sequence includes:
- the si:ch73-63e15.2 gene encoding protein strawberry notch homolog 2 isoform X4, whose amino-acid sequence MIVTGPMSLMQFWTKFYAQLGRPPPKDLDDLQIFSPTTDSLSVYTNSDIIRTDMAPNVPTIWDIKTSASVQEVSSNRFQGLNSLDDITAIINTPPIGGYQRPQTQPEEEEEVEVEEAEELGHVDTYADYRPSKSKIGISHPDRVVETNTLSSVPPPDITYTLSIPETTINGGLLSALQLEAIIYACQQHEVILQNNQRAGFLIGDGAGVGKGRTVAGIILENFLKGRKKALWFSVSNDLKYDAERDLQDINAPNIQVHALNKIKYGDTATSEGVLFATYSALIGESQAGGQHRTRLKQILDWCEPGFDGVIIFDECHKAKNATSTKMGKAVLDLQNKLPLARVVYASATGASEPKNMIYMSRLGIWGEGTPFRTFDDFLHTIEKRGVGAMEIVAMDMKVSGMYIARQLSFSGVSFRIEEISLDDDFKLVYNKAANLWAEALAVFMQAADELCMSSRKSLWGQFWSSHQRFFKYLCIAAKVRCLVELAKKELEAGKCVVIGLQSTGEARTREVLDENDGRLDRFVSAAEGVFQSLVLKHFPSEKQRREKGAGNKRKRKPRGRQPKQPRHCTDVAGVINISDDSSTESDAMDSDSNSSPDSVQDNSDDVIFVDQTSYQMARLEEMKQGLLNKIAVLGKELPLNTLDELIDKFGGPEKVSEMTGRKGRVVRRPDGTVQYESRAEQGHTIDQINIKEKDRFMNGEKLVAIISEAASSGISLQADRRVKNQRRRVHMTLELPWSADRAIQQFGRTHRSNQVTAPEYIFLISELAGERRFASIVAKRLESLGALTHGDRRATESRDLSKYNFENKYGTKALDKITKAILGQIESKVPPPKDYPGGDFMFFRDMKHGMKDVGMLCTQSRLGINTEKDCNITKFLNRILGLEVHKQNSLFQYFTDNFDYLIEKDKKEGKYDMGILDLAPGNDQIYEETQEKFLTAGNPQDGQVIMYKISVDRGMPWLEALQKVQTLSNPDEGFYLSHKLRGNYPCVLLAVQGREHNMIIYKPNIGKQAQMESLDKLQQKYHKVTPEEAQDSWENQFTFSFKKCSHANWNGRCKKIEEGQECLMGTRLRQYHMLCGALLRVWKRVSDVVADITNSSILQIVRLKTKDSNKQVGIKIPETCVLKVRQELLRMDAEVKQRRREKEQQALEQRQAEERQRLMVQHQQQEFLSNLFTQSLPAPSLPSLPAPYISFSSFPSLKNPLEEILDLTVNSSSPSSQVSTQTGLGIDNLTGPPEPSVDDFNLEAFIQEHQQQQPQQESQSTQQSSPARDTDLLDMLLSLNSFMTTPSQNVPASSSLDAPLSVPMVLSSSFSSSLSQFTPTLTPSSTSSSSSSSFSLPPTDQNMLPLPNSHCSSEAIINVREVLNSMLQSGTEPRQSVIQYQQPE is encoded by the exons GTGAGTTCTAACAGGTTTCAAGGTTTAAACTCTTTGGATGACATCACTGCTATCATTAATACACCACCCATAGGAGGTTATCAG AGACCCCAAACACAGccagaagaggaagaggaagttgAGGTGGAGGAGGCAGAAGAGCTGGGTCATGTTGACACCTATGCAGACTACAGACCCTCTAAAT CCAAGATAGGAATATCCCACCCAGACCGAGTGGTCGAAACCAACACTTTATCCAGCGTCCCTCCTCCAGATATCACCTACACCCTGTCCATCCCAGAGACCACCATAAATGGCGGCCTGCTATCTGCTTTGCAGCTGGAGGCCATCATCTATGCCTGCCAG CAACATGAAGTGATTCTGCAGAACAACCAGCGGGCCGGCTTCCTCATCGGGGACGGCGCCGGAGTGGGCAAAGGCCGCACAGTGGCTGGCATCATTTTAGAAAACTTTTTAAAGGGAAGGAAGAAAGCACTATG GTTCAGCGTCTCCAATGACCTGAAATATGACGCAGAGAGAGATCTCCAAGACATCAATGCACCCAATATACAAGTGCATGCCTTGAATAAG ATAAAGTATGGAGACACAGCTACCTCAGAAGGGGTCCTGTTTGCGACCTATTCAGCACTGATTGGGGAGAGTCAGGCAGGCGGCCAACACCGTACGCGTCTGAAGCAGATCCTAGACTGGTGTGAGCCGGGTTTTGATGGAGTT ATTATATTTGATGAATGTCACAAAGCCAAAAATGCAACGTCCACAAAGATGGGCAAGGCCGTGCTGGATCTGCAGAACAAGTTACCGTTGGCCAGAGTGGTGTACGCCAGTGCCACAG GTGCCTCAGAGCCAAAGAACATGATCTACATGAGCCGTCTGGGAATCTGGGGAGAGGGAACCCCCTTCAGAACGTTTGACGACTTCCTCCACACCATTGAGAAGAG GGGCGTGGGGGCCATGGAGATCGTTGCAATGGATATGAAGGTCAGCGGAATGTACATTGCACGCCAACTCAGCTTCTCAGGAGTCTCTTTCCGCATAGAAGAGATCAGCTTGGATGATGATTTCAAACTTGTGTACAACAAAGCTGCTAATCTT TGGGCAGAAGCTTTGGCCGTGTTCATGCAAGCTGCTGACGAGCTCTGCATGAGCTCCAGGAAGTCCCTCTGGGGTCAGTTTTGGTCATCCCACCAGCGTTTCTTTAAATACCTCTGCATCGCCGCCAAGGTGCGCTGCCTGGTGGAACTGGCCAAAAAGGAGTTGGAAGCAGGGAAG TGTGTTGTGATAGGGCTGCAGTCAACAGGTGAGGCTCGAACCAGAGAAGTCCTCGACGAAAACGACGGACGCTTGGACAGATTTGTGTCTGCTGCCGA GGGTGTGTTTCAGTCTCTAGTCCTCAAACACTTTCCGTCAGAGAAGCAGAGGAGAGAAAAAGGAGCGGGGAACAAGAGGAAAC GTAAGCCACGTGGCCGACAGCCAAAGCAACCCCGACATTGCACTGATGTAGCTGGAGTTATCAACATCAGCGATGACAGCAGCACCGAGTCTGACGCCATGGACAGCGATTCCAATTCCTCACCTGACTCGGTCCAAGACAACAGTGATGATGTCATCTTTGTCGATCAAACTAGCTATCAAATGG CACGCTTAGAGGAGATGAAACAAGGGCTTCTCAACAAGATCGCTGTGCTAGGAAAAGAACTACCTCTCAACACACTGGATGAGCTCATTGATAAATTTGGAGGTCCAGAAAAAGTATCAGAG ATGACAGGACGTAAAGGCCGAGTGGTGCGTCGTCCTGACGGCACTGTCCAATACGAGTCCCGCGCTGAGCAGGGCCACACCATCGACCAAATCAACATCAAAGAGAAAGATCGCTTCATGAATGGAGAGAAG CTGGTAGCCATCATATCAGAAGCAGCCAGTTCAGGGATCTCACTTCAGGCTGATAGAAGGGTGAAGAATCAGCGTCGAAGGGTTCACATGACCCTGGAGCTGCCTTGGAGTGCGGACAGGGCCATCCAGCAGTTTG GTCGCACTCATCGTTCCAACCAGGTCACGGCTCCAGAGTATATCTTCCTTATCTCTGAACTGGCAGGCGAGCGACGATTTGCATCCATTGTGGCAAAGAGGCTGGAGAGCCTG GGCGCTCTTACTCATGGTGACAGGAGGGCTACAGAGTCTAGAGACTTGAGCAAATACAACTTTGAAAATAAA TATGGCACCAAAGCTCTAGATAAGATTACCAAAGCCATCCTTGGTCAGATCGAAAGCAAGGTACCCCCTCCAAAGGACTATCCTGGTGGTGACTTCATGTTCTTCAGAG ACATGAAGCACGGTATGAAGGACGTAGGCATGCTGTGCACTCAATCACGACTGGGCATCAACACTGAAAAAG ACTGCAATATCACCAAGTTCCTCAACCGGATTCTAGGCCTGGAGGTGCACAAACAGAACTCCCTCTTCCAGTATTTCACGGACAATTTTGACTACTTGATTGAAAAGGACAAGAAAGAGGGCAAATACGATATGGGGATACTGG ATCTAGCTCCAGGCAATGATCAGATCTACGAGGAGACACAGGAGAAGTTTCTGACTGCAGGAAACCCTCAAGATGGTCAAGTTATCATGTATAAG ATAAGTGTAGATCGAGGTATGCCATGGTTAGAGGCTCTCCAGAAGGTCCAAACTCTCAGCAACCCAGATGAAGGCTTCTACTTATCTCATAAA TTAAGAGGTAACTACCCATGCGTGCTGCTAGCTGTGCAGGGCCGGGAGCACAACATGATCATCTACAAACCAAACATTGGCAAGCAGGCCCAAATGGAAAGCCTTGATAAACTCCAACAAAAATACCACAAG GTCACACCAGAGGAGGCACAGGATAGCTGGGAAAACCAGTTCACTTTCTCCTTCAAGAAATGTAGCCATGCTAACTG GAACGGGAGATGCAAGAAAATAGAGGAGGGTCAGGAGTGCTTAATGGGAACACGGTTGCGTCAGTACCACATGTTGTGCGGTGCTCTACTCCGTGTGTGGAAACGAGTATCTGATGTGGTTGCTGATATCACCAACTCCAGCATTCTGCAAATTGTCCGCCTTAAGACCAAAGACAGCAACAAACAAGTTG GTATAAAAATCCCAGAGACTTGCGTGTTAAAGGTGCGTCAGGAGTTGCTAAGGATGGATGCCGAGGTGAAGCAGCGACGCAGAGAGAAGGAGCAGCAAGCGCTAGAGCAGCGTCAGGCTGAGGAGCGTCAGAGGCTGATGGTGCAGCATCAGCAACAAGAGTTCTTGTCAAATTTATTCACCCAGTCTTTGCCAGCTCCCAGCCTGCCCAGCTTACCCGCCCCTTACATCTCCTTCTCCTCATTTCCTTCCCTAAAAAACCCCTTGGAGGAAATCCTGGATCTGACAGTTAACAGTTCCTCTCCCTCCTCCCAAGTTAGCACTCAAACTGGCCTGGGTATAGACAACCTCACCGGGCCTCCCGAACCTTCGGTGGATGACTTTAACCTTGAAGCCTTTATTCAAGAGCATCAGCAGCAACAACCACAACAGGAGAGCCAGTCCACACAGCAAAGCAGTCCAGCACGGGACACCGACCTGCTAGACATGTTACTGTCCTTGAACTCATTTATGACAACTCCTAGCCAAAATGTCCCTGCCTCTTCCTCTTTAGATGCACCTTTGTCAGTACCTATGGTCTTGTCAAGTTCCTTCTCTTCTTCATTGTCCCAATTCACTCCAACGCTCACACCGTCCTCGACTTCTTCCTCGTCgtcttcctctttctctctcccccCTACAGACCAGAACATGCTCCCGTTACCGAACAGCCACTGCAGCTCTGAAGCCATTATAAACGTACGGGAAGTTTTGAACAGCATGCTGCAAAGTGGAACAGAGCCACGCCAGTCCGTCATTCAGTACCAACAACCCGAGTGA
- the si:ch73-63e15.2 gene encoding protein strawberry notch homolog 2 isoform X3 yields the protein MHTDLFPNGPSDFDFDFPGLDLSRNGDLFQDLDDLQIFSPTTDSLSVYTNSDIIRTDMAPNVPTIWDIKTSASVQEVSSNRFQGLNSLDDITAIINTPPIGGYQRPQTQPEEEEEVEVEEAEELGHVDTYADYRPSKSKIGISHPDRVVETNTLSSVPPPDITYTLSIPETTINGGLLSALQLEAIIYACQQHEVILQNNQRAGFLIGDGAGVGKGRTVAGIILENFLKGRKKALWFSVSNDLKYDAERDLQDINAPNIQVHALNKIKYGDTATSEGVLFATYSALIGESQAGGQHRTRLKQILDWCEPGFDGVIIFDECHKAKNATSTKMGKAVLDLQNKLPLARVVYASATGASEPKNMIYMSRLGIWGEGTPFRTFDDFLHTIEKRGVGAMEIVAMDMKVSGMYIARQLSFSGVSFRIEEISLDDDFKLVYNKAANLWAEALAVFMQAADELCMSSRKSLWGQFWSSHQRFFKYLCIAAKVRCLVELAKKELEAGKCVVIGLQSTGEARTREVLDENDGRLDRFVSAAEGVFQSLVLKHFPSEKQRREKGAGNKRKRKPRGRQPKQPRHCTDVAGVINISDDSSTESDAMDSDSNSSPDSVQDNSDDVIFVDQTSYQMARLEEMKQGLLNKIAVLGKELPLNTLDELIDKFGGPEKVSEMTGRKGRVVRRPDGTVQYESRAEQGHTIDQINIKEKDRFMNGEKLVAIISEAASSGISLQADRRVKNQRRRVHMTLELPWSADRAIQQFGRTHRSNQVTAPEYIFLISELAGERRFASIVAKRLESLGALTHGDRRATESRDLSKYNFENKYGTKALDKITKAILGQIESKVPPPKDYPGGDFMFFRDMKHGMKDVGMLCTQSRLGINTEKDCNITKFLNRILGLEVHKQNSLFQYFTDNFDYLIEKDKKEGKYDMGILDLAPGNDQIYEETQEKFLTAGNPQDGQVIMYKISVDRGMPWLEALQKVQTLSNPDEGFYLSHKLRGNYPCVLLAVQGREHNMIIYKPNIGKQAQMESLDKLQQKYHKVTPEEAQDSWENQFTFSFKKCSHANWNGRCKKIEEGQECLMGTRLRQYHMLCGALLRVWKRVSDVVADITNSSILQIVRLKTKDSNKQVGIKIPETCVLKVRQELLRMDAEVKQRRREKEQQALEQRQAEERQRLMVQHQQQEFLSNLFTQSLPAPSLPSLPAPYISFSSFPSLKNPLEEILDLTVNSSSPSSQVSTQTGLGIDNLTGPPEPSVDDFNLEAFIQEHQQQQPQQESQSTQQSSPARDTDLLDMLLSLNSFMTTPSQNVPASSSLDAPLSVPMVLSSSFSSSLSQFTPTLTPSSTSSSSSSSFSLPPTDQNMLPLPNSHCSSEAIINVREVLNSMLQSGTEPRQSVIQYQQPE from the exons GTGAGTTCTAACAGGTTTCAAGGTTTAAACTCTTTGGATGACATCACTGCTATCATTAATACACCACCCATAGGAGGTTATCAG AGACCCCAAACACAGccagaagaggaagaggaagttgAGGTGGAGGAGGCAGAAGAGCTGGGTCATGTTGACACCTATGCAGACTACAGACCCTCTAAAT CCAAGATAGGAATATCCCACCCAGACCGAGTGGTCGAAACCAACACTTTATCCAGCGTCCCTCCTCCAGATATCACCTACACCCTGTCCATCCCAGAGACCACCATAAATGGCGGCCTGCTATCTGCTTTGCAGCTGGAGGCCATCATCTATGCCTGCCAG CAACATGAAGTGATTCTGCAGAACAACCAGCGGGCCGGCTTCCTCATCGGGGACGGCGCCGGAGTGGGCAAAGGCCGCACAGTGGCTGGCATCATTTTAGAAAACTTTTTAAAGGGAAGGAAGAAAGCACTATG GTTCAGCGTCTCCAATGACCTGAAATATGACGCAGAGAGAGATCTCCAAGACATCAATGCACCCAATATACAAGTGCATGCCTTGAATAAG ATAAAGTATGGAGACACAGCTACCTCAGAAGGGGTCCTGTTTGCGACCTATTCAGCACTGATTGGGGAGAGTCAGGCAGGCGGCCAACACCGTACGCGTCTGAAGCAGATCCTAGACTGGTGTGAGCCGGGTTTTGATGGAGTT ATTATATTTGATGAATGTCACAAAGCCAAAAATGCAACGTCCACAAAGATGGGCAAGGCCGTGCTGGATCTGCAGAACAAGTTACCGTTGGCCAGAGTGGTGTACGCCAGTGCCACAG GTGCCTCAGAGCCAAAGAACATGATCTACATGAGCCGTCTGGGAATCTGGGGAGAGGGAACCCCCTTCAGAACGTTTGACGACTTCCTCCACACCATTGAGAAGAG GGGCGTGGGGGCCATGGAGATCGTTGCAATGGATATGAAGGTCAGCGGAATGTACATTGCACGCCAACTCAGCTTCTCAGGAGTCTCTTTCCGCATAGAAGAGATCAGCTTGGATGATGATTTCAAACTTGTGTACAACAAAGCTGCTAATCTT TGGGCAGAAGCTTTGGCCGTGTTCATGCAAGCTGCTGACGAGCTCTGCATGAGCTCCAGGAAGTCCCTCTGGGGTCAGTTTTGGTCATCCCACCAGCGTTTCTTTAAATACCTCTGCATCGCCGCCAAGGTGCGCTGCCTGGTGGAACTGGCCAAAAAGGAGTTGGAAGCAGGGAAG TGTGTTGTGATAGGGCTGCAGTCAACAGGTGAGGCTCGAACCAGAGAAGTCCTCGACGAAAACGACGGACGCTTGGACAGATTTGTGTCTGCTGCCGA GGGTGTGTTTCAGTCTCTAGTCCTCAAACACTTTCCGTCAGAGAAGCAGAGGAGAGAAAAAGGAGCGGGGAACAAGAGGAAAC GTAAGCCACGTGGCCGACAGCCAAAGCAACCCCGACATTGCACTGATGTAGCTGGAGTTATCAACATCAGCGATGACAGCAGCACCGAGTCTGACGCCATGGACAGCGATTCCAATTCCTCACCTGACTCGGTCCAAGACAACAGTGATGATGTCATCTTTGTCGATCAAACTAGCTATCAAATGG CACGCTTAGAGGAGATGAAACAAGGGCTTCTCAACAAGATCGCTGTGCTAGGAAAAGAACTACCTCTCAACACACTGGATGAGCTCATTGATAAATTTGGAGGTCCAGAAAAAGTATCAGAG ATGACAGGACGTAAAGGCCGAGTGGTGCGTCGTCCTGACGGCACTGTCCAATACGAGTCCCGCGCTGAGCAGGGCCACACCATCGACCAAATCAACATCAAAGAGAAAGATCGCTTCATGAATGGAGAGAAG CTGGTAGCCATCATATCAGAAGCAGCCAGTTCAGGGATCTCACTTCAGGCTGATAGAAGGGTGAAGAATCAGCGTCGAAGGGTTCACATGACCCTGGAGCTGCCTTGGAGTGCGGACAGGGCCATCCAGCAGTTTG GTCGCACTCATCGTTCCAACCAGGTCACGGCTCCAGAGTATATCTTCCTTATCTCTGAACTGGCAGGCGAGCGACGATTTGCATCCATTGTGGCAAAGAGGCTGGAGAGCCTG GGCGCTCTTACTCATGGTGACAGGAGGGCTACAGAGTCTAGAGACTTGAGCAAATACAACTTTGAAAATAAA TATGGCACCAAAGCTCTAGATAAGATTACCAAAGCCATCCTTGGTCAGATCGAAAGCAAGGTACCCCCTCCAAAGGACTATCCTGGTGGTGACTTCATGTTCTTCAGAG ACATGAAGCACGGTATGAAGGACGTAGGCATGCTGTGCACTCAATCACGACTGGGCATCAACACTGAAAAAG ACTGCAATATCACCAAGTTCCTCAACCGGATTCTAGGCCTGGAGGTGCACAAACAGAACTCCCTCTTCCAGTATTTCACGGACAATTTTGACTACTTGATTGAAAAGGACAAGAAAGAGGGCAAATACGATATGGGGATACTGG ATCTAGCTCCAGGCAATGATCAGATCTACGAGGAGACACAGGAGAAGTTTCTGACTGCAGGAAACCCTCAAGATGGTCAAGTTATCATGTATAAG ATAAGTGTAGATCGAGGTATGCCATGGTTAGAGGCTCTCCAGAAGGTCCAAACTCTCAGCAACCCAGATGAAGGCTTCTACTTATCTCATAAA TTAAGAGGTAACTACCCATGCGTGCTGCTAGCTGTGCAGGGCCGGGAGCACAACATGATCATCTACAAACCAAACATTGGCAAGCAGGCCCAAATGGAAAGCCTTGATAAACTCCAACAAAAATACCACAAG GTCACACCAGAGGAGGCACAGGATAGCTGGGAAAACCAGTTCACTTTCTCCTTCAAGAAATGTAGCCATGCTAACTG GAACGGGAGATGCAAGAAAATAGAGGAGGGTCAGGAGTGCTTAATGGGAACACGGTTGCGTCAGTACCACATGTTGTGCGGTGCTCTACTCCGTGTGTGGAAACGAGTATCTGATGTGGTTGCTGATATCACCAACTCCAGCATTCTGCAAATTGTCCGCCTTAAGACCAAAGACAGCAACAAACAAGTTG GTATAAAAATCCCAGAGACTTGCGTGTTAAAGGTGCGTCAGGAGTTGCTAAGGATGGATGCCGAGGTGAAGCAGCGACGCAGAGAGAAGGAGCAGCAAGCGCTAGAGCAGCGTCAGGCTGAGGAGCGTCAGAGGCTGATGGTGCAGCATCAGCAACAAGAGTTCTTGTCAAATTTATTCACCCAGTCTTTGCCAGCTCCCAGCCTGCCCAGCTTACCCGCCCCTTACATCTCCTTCTCCTCATTTCCTTCCCTAAAAAACCCCTTGGAGGAAATCCTGGATCTGACAGTTAACAGTTCCTCTCCCTCCTCCCAAGTTAGCACTCAAACTGGCCTGGGTATAGACAACCTCACCGGGCCTCCCGAACCTTCGGTGGATGACTTTAACCTTGAAGCCTTTATTCAAGAGCATCAGCAGCAACAACCACAACAGGAGAGCCAGTCCACACAGCAAAGCAGTCCAGCACGGGACACCGACCTGCTAGACATGTTACTGTCCTTGAACTCATTTATGACAACTCCTAGCCAAAATGTCCCTGCCTCTTCCTCTTTAGATGCACCTTTGTCAGTACCTATGGTCTTGTCAAGTTCCTTCTCTTCTTCATTGTCCCAATTCACTCCAACGCTCACACCGTCCTCGACTTCTTCCTCGTCgtcttcctctttctctctcccccCTACAGACCAGAACATGCTCCCGTTACCGAACAGCCACTGCAGCTCTGAAGCCATTATAAACGTACGGGAAGTTTTGAACAGCATGCTGCAAAGTGGAACAGAGCCACGCCAGTCCGTCATTCAGTACCAACAACCCGAGTGA